The Chryseobacterium sp. LJ668 genome segment GCTTGGTGTAGCATGTACATTATAGGTTTCTGCATAGGTACTATTCCAGCCTCGTAATTCCGAATCATTTATCCAAGGGAATGCTGCAATTTTCTTGCTGTAAGAGTCTTTATCAGAGTCTAATGAAAGACCGATCACCTGAATATTTTTAGCTTTTAGTTCATTATATTTTTCTAAAAGTTTTGGAAGCTCAGTCTCACAGTGAGAACATGTTGAAGACCAAAAAACGACCACTTTTTTATCTGCCTTTACATCAGCGATCGATTTTGCCGTTGTGTTTACCACAGACTGAAACTTATAATTTGGAAATACTGCTCCAATTTCTACATTGGCATTTGACTTCAGCGTAGATGCTAATCTGTCTGTAATCGTACATTTAAGATTTTTTGCTAAAGACAAATATTTATTTTTAAATTCGGTCATTTCATAGACATCAAAAATATCAATTAATTCAGATAGCACAATTTGTCCGCGTGGTGTTTCAACTTTCAATCGGGCGAGTAATTTATCTACAGACTGCGTAACGTTTGTATTTCCGCCATCATTTAGGTAAGCCACTAAAATAGGCCTTACCAACGAGGAAGATTCTAGCATATCATTAGATTTATCAAAAAAATCAATAACTTCATCCTGAGTAGCTTTCTTAGTGGTATCAGTGGTTAAAAATTTAGCATAATTAGTATTGTAGTAGGAAATAAAAGGATGTTTGGCAGCATCAATAGTTGAAGATCCTGAAAGCCTTCCCATCTCGGCGATTAAAGCCTTCCCAAAGTCTGTATTGTCTTTATAATAATCTTTGATTTGCGACAATGCAGGAAGTATCAGTTCTTTTTTCTGAGATGACTCCTGAATGGTACTCATCAACTCATTGGCTTCGTCCTGGTAGATTATATTTTTAATTTTATTATTCTGGGTTTCAAGTTTTATGCTGACGTTTTTATTTTCAGAAATAAAACTGATGCTGTTATTGGTATTTGGAAAATAAACTTTCATCATCCCTGAATAGTTTTTCGGGTACTTAAAAATCCAGGAGTTGTTTTTGTTTTGTTCTTTTGTAACTATAATATCTTTTGAGCCACTGAGTGTGTATAAAATTGCTTCCTGCTCTTTAAAATCTGCCGGAGTCTCAACGTTGACTGAAAACTGTGCATGTAATGAGAATGCACATAAAATCCCTGATAATACGAATATTTTTTTCATCCTGTAAAAATAAAAAAACTCCCTGACTAATCAGAGAGTTTAAAATATTTTAATATATAATTATATTTTTTGTGTCTTATATTTTTTAGCAAAAAAGGCAATCAGTAGAATTGCTGCAAGTGCTAAAATATAAACATACATATCAATCGGCGAGGCTGGTCGGCCAGGACCAACACCTCCAACACCACCACCAGGGTTCGGCGGCTGTGCATTTGCAAACAATGCTGCAAAAATAAAAACGAGGGTTAAAATTTTATTCATCTTTTTAAATTGTGCTTTACTTTAATATTTTAGTATTAACGGTTTCTCCTTTATCAGAAACAATTTTCACTATATAAGAATTTTTCAGTGAGTGGTCTAGTTCGATCACAAAATCTGAAGAGGTATTCACTGATTTTTTAGAGATCACAAGTTTACCGCTCATATCAAAAACTTCAATATCTGCCTTCTTCCAGTAAGGATCAAACCTAACGATATAATTGGTAATTTCGGGATTGTAAATTACCATTGTTCTGGAAGGTTTAGCAGTGGTGGTTTCAGTATTTAAAACACTATCCGGCAAACCGTAATAAAGGTCGTATTCCGACCCAGTAACAGGAATTACAGCATCCTGACTGGCTGCCATCACCGTTCCATTCGGAGCTTTGTAATAAAATCCTATACCGGTAGATAGTTGATGTGTTCCTGTATTTACCAATTCTGCATTTTCTCTAATTTCAAACTTGTACGATTTAATAGTATTAAGATCGTAATTTACCAGCTTGATATTTTTTCCTTGGAAAGTGTTTTCATTAGCTTCATTGATGTACAACCAATATAGAGAAGTAAAATTGTTATCATACCCTCCTGTTAGAGCTTCTTCAAAAGTTCCTAATATACTGCTTGAGCTATTGGTAACCTGAGTCAGAGCATTAGATGAATGTCCTGTTGAACCATTAGGGTATACAACATAATATGTTCTTCCAACTTCATCGCCATTTACATCAAGACCAATTACTCCCAGTTGTTTTACAGTACCTGTATCTACATTTTTATTTGCAGTAATACCATAATCTGTAGTAGCTGCTCTAGGTGTATAATTAAATCTTCTTAGATTAGCAAAATTAAGAAGATTATTAGGATTAACCGCTGTATTATTGTTAAGTTTTATAACAAAAGTTCCCAAGGGTCTTACCATCATATCTCGAACATCTCCTGTCGGTACACCCGACGCAAATGTGATAAATTTATATGAGCTAGAACCGGTACCACCCGCTTGAGTTGTTGTTACTCCTGAAACTTCTAATCTTAATCCACGGATCGTGGTTAGGTTTATTCCGTCACCAATTACAGCTGCCTCGGTGATTGCAATTCTAGAAAGATCAAGATTGGTCATAAATGGATTAGCAAACTGGTATATATTTTTACCATATGTTCCCTGCCATACGCCTGAACCAGCATCGAAAGCATCCTGAAGGTAAGTATTATATTTTTCGTTATACTGATTTGTATTATTGCCGTTTGTACCAAAGGTTACAGTAGAGCCAGCATTTTGTAAAGTTACCGTAGTTCCAATATCTGTCAATGGTCGCCCTTTAAGAGTTCTTGTTAAGGAGCTAACATTAAGTCCTAAACCTCCCAGCATATAATAAGCTGTTCCCGGGTTGGTCACTCCTAATTTTGTTGTAACAGGAACATTTTTAGACACTACCGTTGCGTTATCCCAAGTAAGAACTTCATTTTGAGAATATCTCGTATTTGAGAATGTTTTCCCTAATTCTGTACTTAGCGTGGATACTGTTTTGTCATAAAAAGGTAGACCTATCTGCTGATAAGTACCATGATTAATAGCTCTAAACTCCTGATCTACAATACCGGTAATATTTGTCTGAGGAATACCCGAAATAAATAGCTGTCCATAAGTATAAACTGAAGACACTCCCGGAGAATTGTAGGATGCATTTTCATTAAGCTTATTAACAAAATTGCCGCCTCCGGTGGCTTCTGTTTTATCGGCATTTGCCGCATCAATAGTCTTAAATGAATCTGTGGCACTACCTGAAACCATAACATTACCATGATTTTCAAGTACTCCAGTACCTTTCATTTGCATTCCGCCACCATTATAAACGAGGGTACCTTTGCTCACATACATATTAGCAGTATCGCCTACATGTAATAGAATATTCTGAGCATGAACAGAATAGCTAAGTGCTATAAGTCCTATAGTAAATAAATTTTTTTTCATTGTGCATTATATTTAGGGTTAATACAATCTTCACCTGCAAAGATATAACTTTTTTTGAAAAAAAATATAAATTTACTTATTAATCAAAGTATTATCATCCGTTAATATGATTTCTTCGTCTTCACCTATTGAAAACATGTAGTTTTCTAGTACTTTTTCTGTAGTCCCTCGTAATCCTCTAGCTCCTAAACCTTTTTCCATTGTTTCCTCTACAATTTTATCAATAGAGCCTTCTGTAAATATCAACTTTGTTCCGTCCATCTTGAAGAGTTCTATAAACTGATTAGTGATAGAATTCTTTGGCTCTGTCATGATTCTGATCATAGTTTCTTTAGTAAGTTTTTCCAGATAAGTAATGATCGGAAACCTTCCGAGAAGTTCAGGAATTAATCCGAAAGAACGCAGATCGATCGCATTAAGATTTGTCAATATATAATCATCTTCATTTGCTTTGTTGATTTTTTCTGAGCTGAAACCGATCGCCTGCTTATTCAATCTTCTTTCGATAATTTCTTTGATACCATCAAAAGCACCACCTGCTATAAAAAGAATATTCTGCGTATTCACCTGAATATATTTCTGATCCGGATGCTTTCTTCCTCCCTGTGGTGGTACATTCACGATGCTACCTTCAAGAAGCTTCAACAAACCCTGTTGTACTCCTTCTCCGGATACATCCCTTGTAATACTTGGATTATCAGATTTTCTTGCGATTTTATCAATTTCATCAATAAATACAATTCCTTTTTCTGCCTTTTCTACATCGTAATCTGCCACCATCAGAAGTCTTGACAAGATGCTTTCTACATCTTCACCCACATATCCTGCTTCAGTTAAGATTGTTGCATCTACAATACAAAAAGGAACATTCAATTCTTTGGCAATTGTTTTTGCCAATAAAGTTTTACCCGTTCCTGTCTCACCAATCATAATGATATTGGATTTCTCCAATTCAACCTCTCTGTTTTCGTCTTTTGCGTGCAACAGTCTTTTGTAATGATTGTAAACAGCGATAGAAAGCTGCTTTTTTGCCTGATCCTGACCTATTACATACAGGTCAAGAAATTCTTTTATCTGTTTAGGTTTTTTTAATTCGTCTATGCTTTCTGCAGGAGAATAACCTGCCGGAGAAACGCTTTCTTTAACGATAGAATGTGCCTGCTCGATACAGTTTTCGCAAATAAATCCGTTTTGTCCCGAGACCAGCATTTGCACTTCATTTCTTTTCTTGCCACAGAAAGAACATTGGTTTGCATTCATTTTAATTTAAATATAAGTAAAGAAAGTCGTAAAAATTACCTTTTTACGACGTCTTATTTTGTTAAGAATTAATTATTGAATTTTGTATTTCTCTGTATTCTTCCACAGATAATTTCAGGCGCTCATTTTTGAAGTTCATATCCTCCACCTTCTGCAGCGGAATCAGATGAATATGGGCATGTGGAACTTCAAGACCCACAACCGCTACTCCAATTCTGATGCATGGAATTGCACTTTTCACTTTCTTAGCTACTTCCTGAGCAAAGCCCCAAAGGTTTTTATATTCTTCGCTCTCGAGATCAAAAATAAGATCAACTTCTTTCTTGGGAATAACCAAAGTATGCCCCTTCACCAAAGGCATAGCATCCAGAAATGCAATAAAATGATCGTTTTCTGCAATTTTATAGGCCGGAATTTCTCCACTGATGATTTTTGCAAATATTGAGCTCATTATAGAAATTATAGTTAGGTGTTACGAATACAAATTTTATTAAAGAGTAATTTCTAATACTTCAAAAGACAATTTGTTACCGTTTGGTAAAACGATCTCAGCATTTTCACCGATGACCTTTCCTAGCAATCCTTTTGCGATAGGTGTATTGACAGAGATTTTTCCCGTTTTCAAATCACTTTCGTTATCTGGTACCAGTTTAAAAATCTGCTCTTTTTTGGTATCGTTATTCATCAGCCTCACTGTAGTTAAGATCGAAACTTTTGAGGTATCAAGCTGGGTTTCGTCGATTACTTTAGAAGTTGTGACAATATCTTTCAGTTTAGAAATTCTCATTTCCAGCATTCCTTGTGCTTCTTTGGCTGCGTCATATTCTGCATTTTCAGACAAATCTCCTTTATCTCTTGCTTCTGCTATCTGCTGAGTAATCTTAGGTCTCTCTATCTTTTCCAATTGCTCAAGCTCGGCTTTCATTTTTTCTAATCCTTCCTTAGTTACATAGCTCGCCATAATTTTTAAAATTTAGTTTTAGTATAAAAAAATAATCCGACATTTGTCGGACAATGTTTTTGCGCGTTAATCGTTATTGTTTTACAAATATATAAAAATTTATATTGAAATGAAAAAAACTTTCTCAATCATATCATTTTTCATCTTATTGACTTTCAGTTTATTAAACATAAACTCATGTGGCAGCACAGAAGACACGGTAAGTTGTTTTCCGGACTCACCAATTAGTGTTAATTTAAATTTAAATCTGGCAGCATATAATGATTTAAATTATGTAGGACAGCCAATTTACATCGACGAGCAGCAATCGGGAACACGCGGTCTTATCGTGGTAAGAACTGCAGATGTTCCGGCTTCATTTAAAGTGTATGACAGAAATGCTCCTCATCTTTGTCCTGAAAACAATACCACTCTTGAAATTAAAGATAACATCAGCATCATATGTCCGAAAGACAATGCAACATGGATTTTAATCACAGGTCAACCAACAGCAGTTTCTTCTGTTCCACCAAAAACTTACTTTTGGAGCTATGATGCGGCAACGAAAAATCTAAATCTTTATAATTAATGAAAGTTGTTATTCAAAGAGTATCGGAAGCAAGCGTGCAGGTTGAAGGAAAAATAGTCGGGGAAATAGGAAAAGGACTTATGCTTCTTATAGGAATTGACGATAATGACGAAAAAACCGATGCCGACTGGCTCATTCAAAAAATTTTAAATCTCAGAATTTTCGGTGACGAAAATGACAAACTCAATCTTTCGATTACAGATATAGCTGGCGAAATTCTCTGCATTAGCCAGTTTACGCTGATCGCTGATTACAAAAAAGGAAACCGTCCTTCATTTATCAAAGCTGCAAAACCAGACAAAGCAATACCCCTGTTTGAGTATTTTAAAAGTAATATCACAAAATCAGGATTAAAAACCGAAAGTGGAATTTTTGGTGCAGATATGAATGTGGCACTTATAAATGACGGCCCGGTGACTATTGTTATGGATTCGTTGACAAAAAATTAGCACTACACATCTTTTCCTGTAAATTTTTCTGTAATATCGGCAGATTTTTGCTCGTATTCATATATTATATCACATATAAATGAAATAGTTACAAAATGTAACATTTATTTATACATAACTTAAAGCTTTGTAAAGTAAATTATCTGCATTAATAAATATTTATTGTTGCATTATATGCAAATATTTGGCTAAATTTATAGTCCAAATCAAAAGTTATGAAAAAAACATATTCACTATTTATTCTCTTGTTAGGGATGAATATATCAGCGCAAGTTGGAATTAACATAAACAATCCTAAATCTAGCTTACATATTCAAAAGCGAACTGAACTCACCTTTCCGGATGGCATTATTCCTCCTAGGATATCGGGTGACTCTTTACGAATGAAAGCAGCCGCTTACTCTGCTGCCCAAAATGGTGCGATTGTCTATGTAACAAGTCCGGTAACCAATCCTGATCCGCTTACAGAACCTAAAACTCAGGACGTAGGAAGCAGAGGTTTTTTTGTTTATGATGCAAATTATACACATCCCAATACCTCTAAAGGAGTCTGGAATAAGGTTATGGAAATTGAAACTGAGTCCACAAGCGGAACTTATGCACTCAAAGCCTCCGGAAATGTTGCTCTCATCAGTTTATCGTTGAATTTATTAGGTTCTAATGTTAACTATATTCCTTTAACCAATACTTCAACTGCAATTTTTAATGTTGAAATTCCATCTTCACAAATAAGCAGTAACGTTTATAATGTGCCTTCAGACGGCATATACTACATTAATTATAGTTTCAGAACAGGACAGGGTGTTTCAGCAGAGTTGTTAACAGGAGCCCGCCCTGGACTTATTATTACAAAAACAGCCGGTGCTGCAACCACTGCATTAGATTACAGGTATTTTGGCAGCGTGAATCTTCTAGATCTGGGAAGTATTTTAGGTATTGGGTTAGTTGTAGCTAATGTAACATTAACACAAGGGCAAATAAGCCATATTTATAAATTAAAAGCCGGAGATATTTTAAGATTCGGGATCGTACAGGGCGGTTTAAGTTTAGGTGCAATTACAGATAAATCAGCAGAACTATCGATTTACAAAATCAGATAAATTAAAATTATACAATAAAAAAGTGCTTCCAAATTTTTAGAAGCACTTTTTATATTTATTTCAATATCTTATCTTACCGGAACACTGCTGAAATTTAAAGCTATTTTAAGATTCATATCAGAACTTGTCTGATTTTTAAGTTCGTAAACCGTTCTTACGGTAACGCCTGTACTTTTTACAACCTCATCCAAAAATCCTGTGTCGCTGTTCAAATCTAAATTTAAGCTTGATGCGCTAGATCCAATATCAGATCTTGAAGCCACTAATTGTTCGGCCGTTCCGCTCGACGATATATAAACTTTTACCGATTTTAAGGCACTTAAATTACCACCTACAGGCGATACGACAGATATTTTAGCATCTGAAATGCGAACATCTTTTATCTGTGCATTATTATTCCCGCCAAACCACGTCTGCACGTTGGTAGCGGTTGCTGTTGAAGATACCTCTTTATTTGCAGGAACTCCGGTCGAGATCAAAACATTTGCGGTATAAGGAAATGTGTTCTGGATAACCGACTGTACAGTTCCGCAGCTTACCAATGCTGCCGAAGCTATAATTGCTGTTGAAAATATATTTTTCATAAATAGATATTATTTTAAGGTGTATTTTATTGAGCATTTACTGCAGATTATGAAATATGAAATATTTCGCTAAAATTAATTTTATAATTATTGATTTGCAGAAACTATACCAAAACTATTCTATGGTCACCGAAAAGCTACCCGTAGTTTTTCCGTGTGCCATATTATTTTTCCCGATGATCAACCATACTTCTCCCGGTTTCGGTACATCGTAAGTAATCTCTCTCATGAATGGACCATCCATTTTCCCGTCTGGTAATTTAATCTGGTTGAACCTGATATTAAAATCCTTCTGCTTGGTGTCAATTTTTGCCGATATTTTTGATTTATTAAAATTGGCTATTTTTAAAATCAGCTTATCATGCTTTTCTGTAAATTCTTCACCGATGGTAAAAGGAAGACGCTCACCATCAGCCATTCTTATAATTACCCTATCTTTTTCTTCACGCATAACCCCGGTTCGCAGTACCTCTTTTGTAACTGCAGCATTATTGATTAAAGAATCTCTGGTCTGCGTATCGAGAGATTCCAGATCAGACTGTGGAGATGGCTGGTCAGTCACGACTATAGAATCTTTCATCGTTGTTTCTGTAACAGGCACTTCTTTTTTGCAGGAAAGGATGATTAATGGAATAAATAATAAAACTGACTTTTTCATAATAATATATTTAGAACCCAAAAGGATCTTGTAAACTTTACTCATTTACTGTTTCGTAGTAAAAGATTTTCGAAAGAAACGTATCTGACCTTTCGGATTTTACCTTTTCTAAAACATCTTTTTTCAGCTGTGTGTTTTGTTTTTCTTCGGCATATTTCAGTAAATACTTTTCACCGAAGTTGACGGATTTTAAATGATAGTTCGCATCAAAATTATTCCGCCCGATATTCTGAGAAGTAATAATTCCGCCCCAATTGATATAACTGCAAGCCAAAACTGTTCCATAAAAATACCACACCATGGTATTAAATAGAAATATATTTCTTTTTTTCATCTGGATCTTGATAAAAGTCATTACCAAACCAATCAGCGATAAAATAAGGAATGCACAAACACCCAAACGTTTGTAAGTATACCCGTAATTGATGATGTATTCAATATTTTTCAGCATTGCAGAAACCACCAGAACAGCATTAAGCACAATCCAAACTTTAACTAAAACTTTCATTAGTCCTGCTTTCGGATCAAAATTGAAATTAGATTTAAAATAAAACATAATTACTAAAATCGCCATGACGATTGACATAATCACTGCACCTACTCTTTCATGAGTTTCTTCAGATAACTGATTCGGGGATTTAACCTGTTCATAAAACTGCTCATAATTGAATGTGATAATAAAGAATATCAGTAATATATTTAATGAAAAGAAGGAAATCACACCGCTCATCCTTTCAGAATTTAGATCCAGAAATGAATAGGTCGGTTTCTGAATGGTATCTTTTTCTGAAAAATCATTGCCAAGAATATCATTTTGTTTGTAGATCAATTTTTCCACAGTATAGTTCCAATAATTGAATGCGATAAAAAATCCCAAAACAGAGATACATAACAGCTGCCAAATATTAATATCAATTTCATAATCTGTAAAAATACCGGCAAAGTGATCACTTCCTGCAGAATAAATACCAAAGAAAATTGAAATTAAAACTACTGGAATTACGATAAAAGCTAAAGTTTTCTGCAAAAGACTTGAAGTATTTGTTTTGGGAAGCCAGGAATCAAAATTGAAAAAACGGCAGATAAATGTGAAACAATTGACGACAAAAACAGGAATCAATAGAAGAATCTTCATTCTTCTGTTTTTTGATCGGTAGGACAAAAGTAAAACTGAACTTACAACCG includes the following:
- a CDS encoding peroxiredoxin family protein — protein: MKKIFVLSGILCAFSLHAQFSVNVETPADFKEQEAILYTLSGSKDIIVTKEQNKNNSWIFKYPKNYSGMMKVYFPNTNNSISFISENKNVSIKLETQNNKIKNIIYQDEANELMSTIQESSQKKELILPALSQIKDYYKDNTDFGKALIAEMGRLSGSSTIDAAKHPFISYYNTNYAKFLTTDTTKKATQDEVIDFFDKSNDMLESSSLVRPILVAYLNDGGNTNVTQSVDKLLARLKVETPRGQIVLSELIDIFDVYEMTEFKNKYLSLAKNLKCTITDRLASTLKSNANVEIGAVFPNYKFQSVVNTTAKSIADVKADKKVVVFWSSTCSHCETELPKLLEKYNELKAKNIQVIGLSLDSDKDSYSKKIAAFPWINDSELRGWNSTYAETYNVHATPSYFILDANNKIISKPDHVGDVLTYLNLK
- a CDS encoding signal peptidase encodes the protein MNKILTLVFIFAALFANAQPPNPGGGVGGVGPGRPASPIDMYVYILALAAILLIAFFAKKYKTQKI
- a CDS encoding T9SS type A sorting domain-containing protein, with protein sequence MKKNLFTIGLIALSYSVHAQNILLHVGDTANMYVSKGTLVYNGGGMQMKGTGVLENHGNVMVSGSATDSFKTIDAANADKTEATGGGNFVNKLNENASYNSPGVSSVYTYGQLFISGIPQTNITGIVDQEFRAINHGTYQQIGLPFYDKTVSTLSTELGKTFSNTRYSQNEVLTWDNATVVSKNVPVTTKLGVTNPGTAYYMLGGLGLNVSSLTRTLKGRPLTDIGTTVTLQNAGSTVTFGTNGNNTNQYNEKYNTYLQDAFDAGSGVWQGTYGKNIYQFANPFMTNLDLSRIAITEAAVIGDGINLTTIRGLRLEVSGVTTTQAGGTGSSSYKFITFASGVPTGDVRDMMVRPLGTFVIKLNNNTAVNPNNLLNFANLRRFNYTPRAATTDYGITANKNVDTGTVKQLGVIGLDVNGDEVGRTYYVVYPNGSTGHSSNALTQVTNSSSSILGTFEEALTGGYDNNFTSLYWLYINEANENTFQGKNIKLVNYDLNTIKSYKFEIRENAELVNTGTHQLSTGIGFYYKAPNGTVMAASQDAVIPVTGSEYDLYYGLPDSVLNTETTTAKPSRTMVIYNPEITNYIVRFDPYWKKADIEVFDMSGKLVISKKSVNTSSDFVIELDHSLKNSYIVKIVSDKGETVNTKILK
- the clpX gene encoding ATP-dependent Clp protease ATP-binding subunit ClpX, producing MNANQCSFCGKKRNEVQMLVSGQNGFICENCIEQAHSIVKESVSPAGYSPAESIDELKKPKQIKEFLDLYVIGQDQAKKQLSIAVYNHYKRLLHAKDENREVELEKSNIIMIGETGTGKTLLAKTIAKELNVPFCIVDATILTEAGYVGEDVESILSRLLMVADYDVEKAEKGIVFIDEIDKIARKSDNPSITRDVSGEGVQQGLLKLLEGSIVNVPPQGGRKHPDQKYIQVNTQNILFIAGGAFDGIKEIIERRLNKQAIGFSSEKINKANEDDYILTNLNAIDLRSFGLIPELLGRFPIITYLEKLTKETMIRIMTEPKNSITNQFIELFKMDGTKLIFTEGSIDKIVEETMEKGLGARGLRGTTEKVLENYMFSIGEDEEIILTDDNTLINK
- a CDS encoding HIT family protein, giving the protein MSSIFAKIISGEIPAYKIAENDHFIAFLDAMPLVKGHTLVIPKKEVDLIFDLESEEYKNLWGFAQEVAKKVKSAIPCIRIGVAVVGLEVPHAHIHLIPLQKVEDMNFKNERLKLSVEEYREIQNSIINS
- the greA gene encoding transcription elongation factor GreA → MASYVTKEGLEKMKAELEQLEKIERPKITQQIAEARDKGDLSENAEYDAAKEAQGMLEMRISKLKDIVTTSKVIDETQLDTSKVSILTTVRLMNNDTKKEQIFKLVPDNESDLKTGKISVNTPIAKGLLGKVIGENAEIVLPNGNKLSFEVLEITL
- the dtd gene encoding D-aminoacyl-tRNA deacylase, translated to MKVVIQRVSEASVQVEGKIVGEIGKGLMLLIGIDDNDEKTDADWLIQKILNLRIFGDENDKLNLSITDIAGEILCISQFTLIADYKKGNRPSFIKAAKPDKAIPLFEYFKSNITKSGLKTESGIFGADMNVALINDGPVTIVMDSLTKN
- a CDS encoding DUF4153 domain-containing protein; translated protein: MKTHHYIFLTTALFIIVFYNENVGLNLGILGIAYSVLTLFKTPERNRTKTFLILLGTSVISSIAFAWYGDFPSLLAVVSSVLLLSYRSKNRRMKILLLIPVFVVNCFTFICRFFNFDSWLPKTNTSSLLQKTLAFIVIPVVLISIFFGIYSAGSDHFAGIFTDYEIDINIWQLLCISVLGFFIAFNYWNYTVEKLIYKQNDILGNDFSEKDTIQKPTYSFLDLNSERMSGVISFFSLNILLIFFIITFNYEQFYEQVKSPNQLSEETHERVGAVIMSIVMAILVIMFYFKSNFNFDPKAGLMKVLVKVWIVLNAVLVVSAMLKNIEYIINYGYTYKRLGVCAFLILSLIGLVMTFIKIQMKKRNIFLFNTMVWYFYGTVLACSYINWGGIITSQNIGRNNFDANYHLKSVNFGEKYLLKYAEEKQNTQLKKDVLEKVKSERSDTFLSKIFYYETVNE